Proteins from a single region of Crassaminicella profunda:
- the ylbJ gene encoding sporulation integral membrane protein YlbJ, producing MTLFIFVLILFLLFYRLRKKTIYSNVKHIFVIFVTCFLVIHIIKYPEAAFSSAKLGVDTWFNIVFPALLPFFVGAEMLIGLGVVNFIGILLEPIIRPIFNVPGEGSFILAMSITSGYPIGAKLITDLRSKRAFSKTEAQRLLSFCSTSGPLFMIGAVAIGMFHNAQLGTTIALAHYLGALMVGILFRFYKFRNNPQIPHKTKNGYIKRAFKELFHSIQNSEKTFGALLGTAVKNAVETLLTVGGFIILFSVIIRLLTLMGFIKTLSYYLQNFLFFFQLDKNACAAIISGVFEMTIGCKLLSEIDGISFIKQAVFATMLISWSGFSIHAQVANLISKTDLSASIYIFSKFLHALFSGIFILLVVPFTNTIFKHIDTPAFLQYSKEVIHPTWTSKILLSSELFLSITILIMILAMILQILYKITYLFSFHKK from the coding sequence ATGACTTTATTTATTTTTGTGCTTATTTTGTTTTTACTATTTTATAGATTAAGAAAAAAAACGATTTATTCTAATGTCAAACATATCTTTGTCATCTTTGTTACTTGTTTTTTAGTCATTCATATCATAAAATATCCAGAGGCAGCCTTTAGCTCAGCAAAATTAGGAGTTGATACATGGTTTAACATTGTTTTTCCCGCACTCCTTCCATTTTTCGTTGGAGCTGAAATGCTTATTGGCTTAGGTGTAGTAAATTTTATTGGCATACTACTAGAACCCATCATTAGACCCATTTTTAATGTCCCTGGAGAAGGCTCTTTTATATTGGCTATGAGTATTACATCCGGATACCCAATAGGTGCCAAATTAATTACTGACCTTAGAAGCAAAAGAGCCTTTTCAAAAACAGAAGCCCAACGACTCCTATCGTTTTGCAGCACATCAGGTCCACTATTTATGATTGGTGCCGTTGCTATTGGTATGTTTCATAATGCTCAATTAGGAACGACTATTGCATTAGCTCATTACTTAGGTGCCCTTATGGTAGGGATTCTCTTTAGATTCTACAAATTTAGAAACAATCCTCAAATTCCTCACAAAACAAAAAATGGTTATATTAAACGAGCTTTTAAAGAATTGTTTCATTCTATCCAAAATAGTGAAAAAACTTTTGGTGCATTATTAGGAACTGCTGTAAAAAACGCTGTAGAAACACTTCTTACCGTTGGCGGTTTTATTATTCTTTTTTCAGTAATTATTCGACTTTTAACCCTAATGGGATTCATCAAGACTCTATCCTATTATCTTCAGAATTTTTTATTCTTTTTTCAACTGGACAAAAATGCATGTGCAGCAATTATAAGTGGAGTTTTTGAAATGACAATAGGCTGTAAACTACTATCTGAAATAGATGGAATTTCTTTTATAAAACAAGCTGTATTCGCTACAATGCTCATTTCTTGGAGTGGCTTTTCTATTCATGCTCAAGTAGCTAATTTAATCAGTAAAACCGACTTAAGTGCTAGCATCTATATTTTTTCAAAATTTTTACATGCTCTATTTTCCGGTATCTTTATTCTCCTTGTAGTCCCTTTTACTAATACTATTTTTAAGCATATAGATACGCCTGCTTTTTTGCAATACTCTAAAGAGGTAATCCATCCTACTTGGACTTCAAAAATTTTATTGTCATCAGAACTATTCCTAAGCATAACCATCTTAATTATGATCCTTGCAATGATCCTTCAAATTCTTTATAAAATAACATACCTATTTTCTTTTCATAAAAAATGA